A segment of the Babesia microti strain RI chromosome II, complete genome genome:
CATTCATGAATCTTCTCCACAGCAgtagtaaatatttgtttttcGAAGGAATTTAGTTTTGTTGCACTAAATCTGACGGCATGTCCGCCAGATTTAGTGCTTTTTATACGCTTAGCTGAATCAAAATCCACTTTATATTCATCGTCATCCTCGTCTATCACTTGTCCAGCATCAACTGGACTATCTGAATCACTGTCAACAATAGTTCGTTTTCTGTAAGATTCCAATCTTAAAATCCTTTTAGGCCTCTTATCCCCTTTTACATCAGCACTAGGTGTTGTACCTTGTACGCATGACAAGCAATTGGAACAAGTGATTGTAATATCCGGGTCTGATGGCCGCTGCTTAAACGTCCGTTCAACAGGCCTTTGGTATATCACATCACAGATTTTGCATTTGTAGTATACCAAATCTGGATTTCTAGGAACAAGTTTCCAATCTCCAATTCCAAATAATGCATTACACTCTAATGGTAATAAGGGTGTCAACCCCTTATCATCAAACGTTTGCCTATAAAACATAGTCTTATATATGTTGTCTACTTTAAGAGGGTATTCATCCAAATGCACAAACTGGTCATAGTGCAGAATTGTAACTTTGGTTATAATGGAGTCTAGGGGATTTAAGTCAGAGAACTTTGATAGAATCACTTCATATTGGCTGTAGTATGTGGTATCCAGGTCTGGAAATAGCTCTGATTTGAATTCCTCAGGGTACCAGGCCCATAAAACTTTAACACCCATTCCATTTCCGCCACTATCTTCTATAGGAAATGATTCATGGGAAACTATTTGTGCGATCCATGGGGATGAATTGGAACCAAGCAGTGCCACAAAATCACCTTTGTAATAATCCACGCCACGATGGTTAAACAAGACACTCATTACAACATGCCTACACTGCACTACACAACACTCCACTGTATGTATGCGTACCACAATAATTTCTGATGCCAATATATGacatgtaatatatagCAACAATTATACACGTGtgttgaaaatttcatttaatcGTTATGATAGTCTACTTAACATGAGGACTGCCATTCTATTGCAATATGACTTCTTAATTAcgtttttcaaaatttcacaattcctttatttcataatttattgtaaattgtcTTTCCATATAAATCACtaacatttaataataataataatatctaTTATTGGTGATGCTCAATAATGTCAATGTTCGATTAGCTTTTGGGCCTATTAATGCAAATCGCTACACACTAATAATCATTtccaatataatttatgtgcTTTGTTATAACCATGTGGAAATGGGATTGTAAAAGCGCTAGTGTTGAGTGCCGTTTCGTTCCTCAGATTAGAATTTTTTCTTCAAGTGTCAAAAGTGAGTTTGTCGATGAAAGATTACGCCCCAGTAGCTAGGTAAATGGCTATTTTGtgtcaatttcatttgaCGTCTAATAGTCTCCAGTGGCTTTTAGCAGCGTTTAATGGCGTTTagaattataaataatttatatctGGTGTGATTGGCATATGGTTGGACAAGCACGGTGTTCCGATCCCTCAACGGTCGTGGATAGAGTGTTTCCGTGGTACGACTACAGAACGACGGATTTTGACAGGATCTGGCTACTTACCGCTACACCACTGCTCTTCTCCACAGTACTAACTCTCACGGGCATTTTCTACTACGTCTACTTGGGGACTCTAGCTCGTAAGGTCGAAGACATTGTACTCTACACGAATTATGCCTTCAATGTATCGAATATGACATATTTGATGTGTTTTATACTCACTACATTATCTGGAAAGTGGCAATTTTTGCTTTTAGCAATTACAGCTCAGTTATTTTCTACCTATTCCCAGATACTACTAGCATACCTTATATACTTGTCGATGTTGCCATTGAACAATGAATTTAACACTGCAAGGGTTCTATTTACATGTTGGATAACATTCATAACCATTGCCTCTGGAAGAGTTCTTGTAATTCTGATAGCCCATTTGGTAGCAATGAGCGAGGGAGGTGGCGAGTGGGACCTGAAAGAACCAAAGAGTGAAAGGGTGTTAAGGCATGAAAAATTAGCCCAGGAGGCGCTAAGGGATAGGGTAGGAAATTTTGGCTGTACCTTGACAGGAAATTGTTGTTATAGCGGAAGTGGGAGCATGGGAAATGAGTGCCTGCCTGATCGTGGAGATTGTTGCAAGGACTCAAGTGGATCAATTGCAAATAGCCTATCTGAATTGGTATAATTTGTACCTGCAAAGTAGAGTTTAGTAATAGTtgctaaattattgatagATGGATGATAAATGGCATTTGCACGagtttaaaaaataattaaattcCTCTAATGCATGTGGTGAATGTCTGTGGTAAGCACAATACCATCTATCACTAATAATGTACGGCACCATTTAGTCACATAAGTTATTAGTATTTCCACTTGGTATTTGACATTCAACTTTTGTATTTTACTATGATATTAAACTATTCATAACAACCGAATATAGTTACACTATGAGATTGTCAAGAGTTTTGAAAAGGTCTAGGGCACTACCTTTTTATTTCTCATCCGATGCACTAAAATATGTAGAACATGCCTATAATCTTTGGGAATGCGACAAGTATATAATCTTAAATTTAGacatattttaaacaattcatgGTCTAGCTATTTTGATTCAATACATAGGGGGAATATACCATTGGAAATCGAACCTGCGATCCAAAATGTGATAAAATCCGCCTCAGATGGCGGAAGAGACAATTTGAATGCTAAGGCTGAGATGCTTTATCAGTTTTTCCTAAATAACAGCCACTTCTGGGCCAAAACAGACCCCTTAGACTTGCCAAAGAAGCCGCCTTACTATCGCGAATTGTACACTAAGAATGCCCACAAACTTGAACTATCAGAATTCGGATTATCACCTTATTCCTACTCgcaaatgataaatatcaaGCCATTTGGCCGAATCCAGATTGGggaattaattaaaaaactGGAATCGTCACTATGTGGATCAATTGGTTATGAGTTTTCACATGTGATGAATAAGGATGTGATTGATTTTTTTCAGAACGAGATTTTCAACCCCACCCCAATAACTTTGGAGGATAAattaaactatttaaatgtaataacCAGGGCTGGGTTGTTCGAATCCTATCTGTAAGTTCATAATTGACGCAGTAAGAAGACATTTCCCACAATTAAGAGGTTTGGGTTGGAAGGTCTAGAATCATTAATTGTGGCATTGTACGTCATTAAGGATAGGTATAAATTTCAGTAAATTAGATGTCTTGATGAATGTGTAGAATCGTTGCTGCTGGGTATGGCCCATAGGGGGAGGTTGAATGTATTATGCAATATAATGCAAAAGCCCTTAGACATTTTTTTTGCGGAATTTAGGGTAAGTTTGATGTTTATAATATGAATTTGTTAGATTAACATAAATacatatcatattttaagtaacatatattataaatataagtatttatatgtgAGTACCGCATTTTTAAcgaaatttaaatattttcaagaaaaatcaattaatattacCATGAGAATCGCGACCTGTACGCATTTATGGTGTGTCGCATAGgtgcaaattttgatataatttgaaaaatatatttaaaacatttaattaaacTAGTTGTTTAAATACACAAATAGTTTTgttaaatcaaattaatgaattgaGAATATTCTGTAAATTAGCTGTGATATATGGatttatgaattattttaaagattttaactattataGAGGTTGccttgaaattttttatatgttctgcatataaattttataatatttctaattaCCTAGGGCAAAAACACCTTTGGAACATCTGAGTGGGGAAACACGGGAGACGttaaatatcatattgGCCGGGAATGTAGCTATTTTcgtgataaaaatgaattaaaagTCTCTTTGCTGGCAAACTCATCACATTTGGAATTCGTCTGCCCTATTGTGTGCGGGAGGTCTAGggcaaaatttgatttggGGGAACAAAATGTGGTACCCGTAGTCATTCATGGCGATGCTTCTATTAGCGGCCAGGGAATTGTATACGAAACTGTGCAGCTGGGATTGTTgcaaaattatacaaacaAGGGCACCATTCATATTGTAGCCAATAACCAAATTGGCTTTACCACATACCCAATAGACAGCGCCTCCTCCTCCTATTGCACGGATGTAGCTAAAGTTGTGAACGCGCCAATTCTGCATGTTAACTCTAGTGATGTGGAAGCAGTGGCATTTGCCGCTACATTGGCTATGAAATTCCGTCAATTGTTTCATTCggatatatttttggataTTGTTGGGTATCGTCTGATGGGCCACAATGAACTAGATATGCCCAAATTCACCAACCCATGCATTTACAAGAAAATCGACCAGATGAAGCCAACCTACGTAAATTATTCCAAAACGCTGATTGATAGATGCGCTATTACAAAAGATGAGTTTGAGGCCATGGAAGAGGGAATTTCTAGTGAATTCAATACTGCCCTTGAAAAATCCAAGAAATTGGACCAGCTGCCACCTAACGCCAGCTGTGAAATTATGCATAAGTGGGCCAATCTTTTCGATGCAGAAAATACTCTCCCTAGTTACAATTATGATATACAGCTGCTGAAGAATTtaactaaaaaattgtctACTTTACCTGAAGGTTTCAAAGCACATCCTAGCgtagataaaatttttaaacaaaGATTGAACTGCTTAACCACAGGCGATGGTATAGATTTTGGACTCTCTGAGCTGCTAGCCTATTCAGTTCTGGCACGGGATGGATTTGTCGTACGATTATCAGGCCAAGATTCTCAAAGGGGTACTTTTTCCCACCGCCATGCCATAGTGCAtgatcaaaataatttctcAACATTTAACGTTTTTACTAACGTCCCTAATGGGCATATGATAAAGGTGCACAATTCTCCACTGAATGAAGCGGCAGCACTGGGATTTGAATATGGATATGGATTGGAGGACCCAAAGATTCTACCCATTTGGGAATCGCAATTTGGCGACTTTGCAAATGTGGCCCAGGTTGCAATTGACGAATTTGTCTGCAGCTCAGAGACTAAGTGGAATCAAAGTTCTTGTATCACTTTATTGCTTCCCCACGGGTACGATGGCCAAGGGCCTGATCATTCAAGTTGCCGTGTCGAGCGCTTCCTACAATTGTGCGATGACGATCCGTTTGACCTTTCAAATGTAGAGTGTGAATTGGATATTGAAAGGATAGCCAAGAGAAGAAATATGAGCGTGGTGAATTGTAGTACTTCAGCCAACTTGTTTCATGTGTTGCTGAGGCAAATGCATAGGTCTTTTAGGTACGGAGAAAAATCATAATTACTTATGACAATATATCGTCATACGCcgatatattatcatattttacGCGTATATAATGCCacttttaaaaaattctgCGTATTAATTCCGATTTTTatacaacatatttttgTGCATATTGAGgttcaaatttgaaactaAATAGCTAAATTGTGTTCCAAAAGCTGACATAGAAAACCTCTTATCGTATGTAGTGGCAAAAAGATGCTCAAGCTTAGACTAGCTTCTAGTTCATTTGAGGACTTTCAAGGCACATTCCAACGTTTAATACCAGATACTAGCGTCATCCCTGCTAGTGTTGATAAGATTATTTTTTGCACAGGTCAAGTATATTACGATTTACTTACAAAGAGGGATGAATTGCAGGCAAAAAATGTGGCAATAGAAAGGATTGAGCAAATTGCTCCATTTCCCTATGATTTGGTGATGAAGTCTCTAGAAAAGTTTGGAGCCGTTAAGAGTGTTATTTGGTGCCAGGAGGAGCCCATGAATTCTGGTTGCTGGACATTTGTACAGCCCTGGTTTCTTAGCATTTTTGGCAAGATGAACATGCAGCACAGTTTGAAGTACGTGGGGCCCAAAATACTCTCCGCGCCTTCCACGGGAGATATGGCACAGCATGAAAGGATATACAAGGAATTTCTGTCTGCTGCATTCTGATTATCTTTATTTTACTATACAACTTAGCTTCTTACATAGAGTTGTGTTTATATACATGAAATTACTTATTTCGCTTAATTTTTACGTAGCGATACgctaaaattatcaacgTCAATTTATTGCATGGGGTGGCCGATCCTGCAACGTGGACTTATCACTCTCATTGGACCATTTCCTCTTCCAtgattccaaaaatttgcctACTTCTGCAATTGGAGGTAGTAACTGATAACCTGTATTCCAGCACCTTCCCGCGTTTGTAGATGGTAAAGTCATAAGTGATACTAGCTGTTTTGTATGGTTGAAGTAATTCACATTGTTGCTGTACaatgtttgtaatttttcattgtaGGTTGAGTGCCCCCAATCTGTGAAGTATAGTCGTAAATTTCTAATATTCTTATTTGCTATGTTTGTGGCATTTAACTCATTGTACCTGTCAGAAAGCACATGTACTGgcaatatatctatatcGTTGCCTTTGATCACTTTTGATACAATTTCGGATAGCCATTCACCGTTTGAAATCTCGGTATTAATGGTGTTTTCAGCAGTAGAATGTAGagaaatatatttaatactgGCTTGTACATCTTGCGCATGGGCAACATATTGCAGTATAGCAATAATCCTTTTCTCTAATTCTTGAATGGTGTAAAAGTTTGATGCGATATAAACAGGCATTTTCCAAACCTGTAtgaattttaattataaaattattatttatgatgaaaattttatttgagCATAATTctacatttatttatatatgtccattttaataatttaacgttcatttaattgtatattggtGCTCACCGTTATGTGATGTAATATAGCTTGGGCAGCTGCATGATTGAAGGCTAACTGGTGGAATCTATCCATAGTTGGATCTGATACCGGGATTGAATTCCGGTACAAAAATGTTTCTTCCCAGCAATTCAATGATTCCAATTTTTGTTGTTGCAAATTATATGCCTGAATgatcaaattgatttacCTCGAGCAAATCGATGGAAGAATAGTTAAAATCATTATGATCAagatatttaaatatatccaGATGCTGTTTTACAAACTCGTTGGTCCCAAATACATCATTAGTTATGCTCATCATGAAAGGTTTAGTCCTTTTGTTGGAGGCCCCGGTGTATATGCCGAATGGTTGAAAAGGATCAGAACTCATATTAACTCTATTCAGATGTTCTATGGATTCATTTAACACTTTTTGATCTACCTTATCGTGTAGTATGGTTAGGTACTTAACTGCTGCCATCACAAATTGCCTTTTGCTGGACACATATGGTAAGGAGTGTAGTAATAAatggtaaaaatatagtGGTATATCAACTGTGAACTCATGAGATTTGTGTAGTAACTGTTGTGCTGCATTGTAGGCGATAATTGCTGATTCTTTTGGTGCCAAATATAGTACTCCTTCGAACTTTATGATGTATATATCTGGAGGCCTATCGTAATGCCAAGACAGGAGATTTGTATCAGCAGCTGTTTTTTTGGGATATCTAAAATCTGGGATTATTCCTCGATCTGCAAGTTTCAAAACATCAGTTTCCGCGACCTGTAGATTTTCATCTTTGTCGTCAATGAATTTGGCAATCTTATTAACCTTACAATCGGTTGTGGGCGGTATATGTAGCTGGAATTCACTGGCTTCTAGAGCCTCTTTGTGCAATTGCCTGTGAAAATTGTCAGTATTTGTATGTGATTTAAAGGaattatttgcataatTATGCAATGATCCATTGGAagatttataatttaaataattcagCCACAGTGCAGTATTGTTGTAGTTGGATTCCAAA
Coding sequences within it:
- a CDS encoding conserved Plasmodium protein, unknown function (overlaps_old_locusTagID:BBM_II02050), with translation MYARNGNYLVFYLVYTNLHATTHITNVIATRHFILESNYNNTALWLNYLNYKSSNGSLHNYANNSFKSHTNTDNFHRQLHKEALEASEFQLHIPPTTDCKVNKIAKFIDDKDENLQVAETDVLKLADRGIIPDFRYPKKTAADTNLLSWHYDRPPDIYIIKFEGVLYLAPKESAIIAYNAAQQLLHKSHEFTVDIPLYFYHLLLHSLPYVSSKRQFVMAAVKYLTILHDKVDQKVLNESIEHLNRVNMSSDPFQPFGIYTGASNKRTKPFMMSITNDVFGTNEFVKQHLDIFKYLDHNDFNYSSIDLLEAYNLQQQKLESLNCWEETFLYRNSIPVSDPTMDRFHQLAFNHAAAQAILHHITVWKMPVYIASNFYTIQELEKRIIAILQYVAHAQDVQASIKYISLHSTAENTINTEISNGEWLSEIVSKVIKGNDIDILPVHVLSDRYNELNATNIANKNIRNLRLYFTDWGHSTYNEKLQTLYSNNVNYFNHTKQLVSLMTLPSTNAGRCWNTGYQLLPPIAEVGKFLESWKRKWSNESDKSTLQDRPPHAIN
- a CDS encoding hypothetical protein (overlaps_old_locusTagID:BBM_II02035) produces the protein MSVLFNHRGVDYYKGDFVALLGSNSSPWIAQIVSHESFPIEDSGGNGMGVKVLWAWYPEEFKSELFPDLDTTYYSQYEVILSKFSDLNPLDSIITKVTILHYDQFVHLDEYPLKVDNIYKTMFYRQTFDDKGLTPLLPLECNALFGIGDWKLVPRNPDLVYYKCKICDVIYQRPVERTFKQRPSDPDITITCSNCLSCVQGTTPSADVKGDKRPKRILRLESYRKRTIVDSDSDSPVDAGQVIDEDDDEYKVDFDSAKRIKSTKSGGHAVRFSATKLNSFEKQIFTTAVEKIHECLSKGVAEMQSKNVKLSVNVMYLAEKIIQSLMDVYGVNSREFKQRLYEIYTNLKRDINSDLRRRVICGKLPIHKLITIETRFLAPPDLIAEREKERDKHFARNVLIPITHTQNDTTITSEKIDTSSTPDNVAKSPEIKISDYHIDAMYNRAVERLNKLPIDYQKPFRSVLDCAVERVRRLLET
- a CDS encoding hypothetical protein (overlaps_old_locusTagID:BBM_II02040), producing the protein MVGQARCSDPSTVVDRVFPWYDYRTTDFDRIWLLTATPLLFSTVLTLTGIFYYVYLGTLARKVEDIVLYTNYAFNVSNMTYLMCFILTTLSGKWQFLLLAITAQLFSTYSQILLAYLIYLSMLPLNNEFNTARVLFTCWITFITIASGRVLVILIAHLVAMSEGGGEWDLKEPKSERVLRHEKLAQEALRDRVGNFGCTLTGNCCYSGSGSMGNECLPDRGDCCKDSSGSIANSLSELV
- a CDS encoding 2-oxoglutarate dehydrogenase E1 component (overlaps_old_locusTagID:BBM_II02045), which codes for MRLSRVLKRSRALPFYFSSDALKYVEHAYNLWECDKHILNNSWSSYFDSIHRGNIPLEIEPAIQNVIKSASDGGRDNLNAKAEMLYQFFLNNSHFWAKTDPLDLPKKPPYYRELYTKNAHKLELSEFGLSPYSYSQMINIKPFGRIQIGELIKKLESSLCGSIGYEFSHVMNKDVIDFFQNEIFNPTPITLEDKLNYLNVITRAGLFESYLKKTFPTIKRFGLEGLESLIVALYVIKDRCLDECVESLLLGMAHRGRLNVLCNIMQKPLDIFFAEFRGKNTFGTSEWGNTGDVKYHIGRECSYFRDKNELKVSLLANSSHLEFVCPIVCGRSRAKFDLGEQNVVPVVIHGDASISGQGIVYETVQLGLLQNYTNKGTIHIVANNQIGFTTYPIDSASSSYCTDVAKVVNAPILHVNSSDVEAVAFAATLAMKFRQLFHSDIFLDIVGYRLMGHNELDMPKFTNPCIYKKIDQMKPTYVNYSKTLIDRCAITKDEFEAMEEGISSEFNTALEKSKKLDQLPPNASCEIMHKWANLFDAENTLPSYNYDIQLLKNLTKKLSTLPEGFKAHPSVDKIFKQRLNCLTTGDGIDFGLSELLAYSVLARDGFVVRLSGQDSQRGTFSHRHAIVHDQNNFSTFNVFTNVPNGHMIKVHNSPLNEAAALGFEYGYGLEDPKILPIWESQFGDFANVAQVAIDEFVCSSETKWNQSSCITLLLPHGYDGQGPDHSSCRVERFLQLCDDDPFDLSNVECELDIERIAKRRNMSVVNCSTSANLFHVLLRQMHRSFRKPLIVCSGKKMLKLRLASSSFEDFQGTFQRLIPDTSVIPASVDKIIFCTGQVYYDLLTKRDELQAKNVAIERIEQIAPFPYDLVMKSLEKFGAVKSVIWCQEEPMNSGCWTFVQPWFLSIFGKMNMQHSLKYVGPKILSAPSTGDMAQHERIYKEFLSAAF